In Pocillopora verrucosa isolate sample1 chromosome 13, ASM3666991v2, whole genome shotgun sequence, one genomic interval encodes:
- the LOC131775144 gene encoding uncharacterized protein, with protein sequence MAEGGGWPWSSRRRSHRERNDREAKDSDDLDRDLLRVVLSDSEDFVPEDVKSTSSVACSCASDFQEEHSSCNSSSEKSCPNLIDLDPELPSNSRSLRWLAKKVSRRRSSKESAKTSADKNRKSDRDENGLSYHARCLQEAKRVREKAELEALQRRTNPQVRRRRPLSLLGSRSAGKDGDGGFQGARRRRFSLSWGFRREDSNTEVVGDGYNAAVQTLRSPSLPREANQDCNQSNAISLEEFERRRKEKARMKAAQHKLEYFLINDIASITNCPWYWGKINRFEAEKVLEGLPDGTFLLRDSAQYHYLFSVSFRRYSRTYHARIEQWKHRYSFDKPSDYSFHSTSVCQLLQHYSRAEQCMYYEPLLLKPLHRRNPVSLQDLCRAVISSHTTFQGVSDLPLPNTLQIFLREFHYKVPVKRTEEKSTQTLAPRKRFSFSFHRD encoded by the exons ATGGCCGAAGGAGGAGGTTGGCCGTGGTCCTCTCGCCGTCGAAGTCATCGAGAACGTAACGATAGAGAAGCGAAAGACAGCGACGATTTGGATCGCGACTTGTTGAGAGTTGTTCTAAGCGACTCAGAAGATTTTGTCCCTGAGGACGTCAAAAGCACTTCATCCGTTGCTTGCAGTTGTGCTTCAGATTTTCAAGAGGAACATTCCAGCTGCAATTCATCCAGTGAGAAAAGTTGTCCAAATTTGATCGATCTTGACCCAGAGCTGCCTTCGAATTCTCGTAGCTTACGATGGTTAGCGAAAAAAGTTTCTCGACGTAGAAGTTCAAAAGAATCTGCAAAAACTTCCGCTGATAAGAATCGTAAAAGTGACCGTGATGAAAATGGTCTAAGCTATCACGCTCGTTGTCTGCAAGAAGCGAAACGGGTGAGAGAGAAAGCTGAGTTGGAAGCTTTGCAACGGAGAACAAATCCTCAAGTGCGACGCCGGAGACCACTTAGTTTACTGGGTTCACGATCAGCTGGGAAAGATGGCGATGGCGGGTTTCAAGGTGCAAGGAGAAGAAGATTCTCGCTTTCGTGGGGGTTTCGAAGGGAAGATTCAAATACAGAAGTTGTGGGAGATGGCTATAATGCAGCAGTTCAAACCCTCCGATCCCCTTCACTTCCTCGTGAGGCAAATCAAGACTGCAATCAATCCAATGCTATTAGCCTTGAAGAATTTGAACGAAGGCGAAAGGAAAAGGCTCGAATGAAAGCAGCCCAGCATAAATTGGAGTATTTCCTTATAAACGATATCGCATCTATCACGAATTGCCCGTGGTACTGGGGAAAAATTAATAGATTTGAGGCTGAAAAG GTGTTGGAAGGCCTTCCAGATGGAACTTTTCTGCTGCGTGATAGTGCACAATATCACTACCTGTTCTCTGTGAGTTTCCGCCGCTACTCTCGTACTTATCATGCACGGATTGAACAGTGGAAACATCGCTACAGCTTTGATAAACCTAGTGATTACTCCTTTCACTCCACAAGTGTTTGCCAGCTGTTACAGCATTACTCTCGAGCTGAGCAGTGCATGTACTATGAACCTCTTTTGCTAAAGCCATTGCATAGGAGGAATCCAGTTTCACTGCAAGATCTGTGCCGTGCAGTGATTAGCAGCCACACAACATTTCAAGGAGTCAGTGATCTTCCTCTGCCAAACACCCTTCAGATTTTCTTGAGAGAGTTTCATTACAAAGTTCCAGTGAAGAGGACTGAGGAGAAAAGTACCCAGACACTGGCACCAAGAAAGAGATTTAGCTTCTCATTCCATAGAGACTAG
- the LOC131775154 gene encoding angio-associated migratory cell protein-like isoform X2, giving the protein MKSISSRAFDADKETLDSTFGTYGLAVGMEDVGFTDDMNDQDGESVGMAEKDDADLSFQKHTASVFSVAIEPVNSSVAVSGGEDDKAYIWQIKDGQTLLECHGHKDSVTCTAFSHDGKFVATGDMSGFIIVWDVATKKEVWSFEATDLEWLEWHNEANVLLAGTADGNVWMWKIPSSDCKTFQGHGCRSTCGMFMKDGKRASVGYEDGTLKLWDLRQGMHTFHLSDGTAHQGSVTCIDGHRDNVLVATGSEDSTVKIVNTNSGKVLSTLAAGFQSENDSDPPPSIEAVGFSPQQPMLATASLSGILGVWDLSSYRLRQECKHPGGIVRLKWDAATPLIYTGCLDGVVRLWDSRSGNCEREWYGHNGEILDLAVAKDGSFLLTGSGDSTARVFTVQTPGR; this is encoded by the exons ATGAAGAGCATCAGCAGTCGAGCCTTTGATGCAGATAAGGAAACATTAGATTCTACGTTCGGTACAT ATGGACTTGCAGTTGGAATGGAGGATGTTGGTTTCACAGATGACATGAATGATCAAGATGGTGAAAGTGTTGGCATGGCTGAAAAAGATGATGCAGACTTGAGCTTCCAAAAGCATACTG cTTCTGTCTTCTCTGTGGCAATTGAACCAGTGAATAGTTCAGTGGCAGTTTCTGGTGGAGAAGATGACAAGGCTTACATTTGGCAAATAAAAGATGGACAGACACTTTTGGAGTGCCATG gTCATAAAGATTCTGTGACATGCACAGCTTTCAGTCACGATGGGAAATTTGTTGCCACTGGTGATATGAGTGGCTTCATTATTGTCTGGGATGTTGCTACAAAAAAGGAAGTTTGGAGCTTTGAGGCAACAGACCTAGAG TGGCTAGAATGGCACAATGAGGCAAATGTGCTCCTAGCCGGGACAGCAGATGGTAATGTGTGGATGTGGAAAATTCCAAGCTCAGATTGCAAGACATTCCAAGGTCATGGATGCCGATCAACATGTGGGATGTTCATGAAAGATG GTAAGAGAGCAAGTGTTGGATATGAGGATGGAACTTTGAAACTCTGGGACTTACGACAAGGAATGCATACTTTTCATTTATCAG ATGGCACAGCTCACCAGGGCTCTGTAACATGTATAGATGGACATAGAGATAATGTTCTTGTGGCAACAGGATCAGAAGACTCCACTGTCAAAATAGTCAACACAAACAGTGGGAAG gtaCTGAGTACTTTGGCTGCAGGTTTTCAATCCGAGAATGACAGTGACCCACCTCCATCTATTGAAGCTGTTGGATTCTCTCCTCA GCAACCCATGCTAGCAACAGCATCATTAAGTGGGATCCTTGGGGTGTGGGATTTGTCATCATACAGGCTTCGTCAGGAGTGTAAACATCCG GGAGGGATAGTGCGATTGAAGTGGGATGCTGCAACACCTCTAATATATACTGGATGTCTGGATGGTGTGGTGCGTCTATGGGACAGTCGATCAGGAAATTGTGAACGAGAGTGGTATGGTCACAATGGGGAAATACTGGATCTTGCTGTGGCCAA AGATGGGAGCTTTTTATTAACAGGATCAGGGGATAGTACAGCAAGAGTGTTCACAGTACAAACACCTGGAAGATGA
- the LOC131775154 gene encoding angio-associated migratory cell protein-like isoform X4, whose product MDAENNLESPEQEIELLEDDFVEVVDLDGDDEAEEDGLAVGMEDVGFTDDMNDQDGESVGMAEKDDADLSFQKHTASVFSVAIEPVNSSVAVSGGEDDKAYIWQIKDGQTLLECHGHKDSVTCTAFSHDGKFVATGDMSGFIIVWDVATKKEVWSFEATDLEWLEWHNEANVLLAGTADGNVWMWKIPSSDCKTFQGHGCRSTCGMFMKDGKRASVGYEDGTLKLWDLRQGMHTFHLSDGTAHQGSVTCIDGHRDNVLVATGSEDSTVKIVNTNSGKVLSTLAAGFQSENDSDPPPSIEAVGFSPQQPMLATASLSGILGVWDLSSYRLRQECKHPGGIVRLKWDAATPLIYTGCLDGVVRLWDSRSGNCEREWYGHNGEILDLAVAKDGSFLLTGSGDSTARVFTVQTPGR is encoded by the exons ATGGACGCAGAAAATAATCTAGAGAGTCCAGAGCAAGAGATCGAGCTCTTGGAAGATGATTTTGTAGAAGTGGTAGATTTAGATGGTGACGATGAAGCAGAGGAAG ATGGACTTGCAGTTGGAATGGAGGATGTTGGTTTCACAGATGACATGAATGATCAAGATGGTGAAAGTGTTGGCATGGCTGAAAAAGATGATGCAGACTTGAGCTTCCAAAAGCATACTG cTTCTGTCTTCTCTGTGGCAATTGAACCAGTGAATAGTTCAGTGGCAGTTTCTGGTGGAGAAGATGACAAGGCTTACATTTGGCAAATAAAAGATGGACAGACACTTTTGGAGTGCCATG gTCATAAAGATTCTGTGACATGCACAGCTTTCAGTCACGATGGGAAATTTGTTGCCACTGGTGATATGAGTGGCTTCATTATTGTCTGGGATGTTGCTACAAAAAAGGAAGTTTGGAGCTTTGAGGCAACAGACCTAGAG TGGCTAGAATGGCACAATGAGGCAAATGTGCTCCTAGCCGGGACAGCAGATGGTAATGTGTGGATGTGGAAAATTCCAAGCTCAGATTGCAAGACATTCCAAGGTCATGGATGCCGATCAACATGTGGGATGTTCATGAAAGATG GTAAGAGAGCAAGTGTTGGATATGAGGATGGAACTTTGAAACTCTGGGACTTACGACAAGGAATGCATACTTTTCATTTATCAG ATGGCACAGCTCACCAGGGCTCTGTAACATGTATAGATGGACATAGAGATAATGTTCTTGTGGCAACAGGATCAGAAGACTCCACTGTCAAAATAGTCAACACAAACAGTGGGAAG gtaCTGAGTACTTTGGCTGCAGGTTTTCAATCCGAGAATGACAGTGACCCACCTCCATCTATTGAAGCTGTTGGATTCTCTCCTCA GCAACCCATGCTAGCAACAGCATCATTAAGTGGGATCCTTGGGGTGTGGGATTTGTCATCATACAGGCTTCGTCAGGAGTGTAAACATCCG GGAGGGATAGTGCGATTGAAGTGGGATGCTGCAACACCTCTAATATATACTGGATGTCTGGATGGTGTGGTGCGTCTATGGGACAGTCGATCAGGAAATTGTGAACGAGAGTGGTATGGTCACAATGGGGAAATACTGGATCTTGCTGTGGCCAA AGATGGGAGCTTTTTATTAACAGGATCAGGGGATAGTACAGCAAGAGTGTTCACAGTACAAACACCTGGAAGATGA
- the LOC131775154 gene encoding angio-associated migratory cell protein-like isoform X3, translating into MFTLTPDGLAVGMEDVGFTDDMNDQDGESVGMAEKDDADLSFQKHTASVFSVAIEPVNSSVAVSGGEDDKAYIWQIKDGQTLLECHGHKDSVTCTAFSHDGKFVATGDMSGFIIVWDVATKKEVWSFEATDLEWLEWHNEANVLLAGTADGNVWMWKIPSSDCKTFQGHGCRSTCGMFMKDGKRASVGYEDGTLKLWDLRQGMHTFHLSDGTAHQGSVTCIDGHRDNVLVATGSEDSTVKIVNTNSGKVLSTLAAGFQSENDSDPPPSIEAVGFSPQQPMLATASLSGILGVWDLSSYRLRQECKHPGGIVRLKWDAATPLIYTGCLDGVVRLWDSRSGNCEREWYGHNGEILDLAVAKDGSFLLTGSGDSTARVFTVQTPGR; encoded by the exons ATGTTTACACTTACTCCTG ATGGACTTGCAGTTGGAATGGAGGATGTTGGTTTCACAGATGACATGAATGATCAAGATGGTGAAAGTGTTGGCATGGCTGAAAAAGATGATGCAGACTTGAGCTTCCAAAAGCATACTG cTTCTGTCTTCTCTGTGGCAATTGAACCAGTGAATAGTTCAGTGGCAGTTTCTGGTGGAGAAGATGACAAGGCTTACATTTGGCAAATAAAAGATGGACAGACACTTTTGGAGTGCCATG gTCATAAAGATTCTGTGACATGCACAGCTTTCAGTCACGATGGGAAATTTGTTGCCACTGGTGATATGAGTGGCTTCATTATTGTCTGGGATGTTGCTACAAAAAAGGAAGTTTGGAGCTTTGAGGCAACAGACCTAGAG TGGCTAGAATGGCACAATGAGGCAAATGTGCTCCTAGCCGGGACAGCAGATGGTAATGTGTGGATGTGGAAAATTCCAAGCTCAGATTGCAAGACATTCCAAGGTCATGGATGCCGATCAACATGTGGGATGTTCATGAAAGATG GTAAGAGAGCAAGTGTTGGATATGAGGATGGAACTTTGAAACTCTGGGACTTACGACAAGGAATGCATACTTTTCATTTATCAG ATGGCACAGCTCACCAGGGCTCTGTAACATGTATAGATGGACATAGAGATAATGTTCTTGTGGCAACAGGATCAGAAGACTCCACTGTCAAAATAGTCAACACAAACAGTGGGAAG gtaCTGAGTACTTTGGCTGCAGGTTTTCAATCCGAGAATGACAGTGACCCACCTCCATCTATTGAAGCTGTTGGATTCTCTCCTCA GCAACCCATGCTAGCAACAGCATCATTAAGTGGGATCCTTGGGGTGTGGGATTTGTCATCATACAGGCTTCGTCAGGAGTGTAAACATCCG GGAGGGATAGTGCGATTGAAGTGGGATGCTGCAACACCTCTAATATATACTGGATGTCTGGATGGTGTGGTGCGTCTATGGGACAGTCGATCAGGAAATTGTGAACGAGAGTGGTATGGTCACAATGGGGAAATACTGGATCTTGCTGTGGCCAA AGATGGGAGCTTTTTATTAACAGGATCAGGGGATAGTACAGCAAGAGTGTTCACAGTACAAACACCTGGAAGATGA
- the LOC131775154 gene encoding angio-associated migratory cell protein-like isoform X1: MDAENNLESPEQEIELLEDDFVEVVDLDGDDEAEEDGLAVGMEDVGFTDDMNDQDGESVGMAEKDDADLSFQKHTASVFSVAIEPVNSSVAVSGGEDDKAYIWQIKDGQTLLECHGHKDSVTCTAFSHDGKFVATGDMSGFIIVWDVATKKEVWSFEATDLEWLEWHNEANVLLAGTADGNVWMWKIPSSDCKTFQGHGCRSTCGMFMKDGKRASVGYEDGTLKLWDLRQGMHTFHLSDGTAHQGSVTCIDGHRDNVLVATGSEDSTVKIVNTNSGKVLSTLAAGFQSENDSDPPPSIEAVGFSPQQPMLATASLSGILGVWDLSSYRLRQECKHPGGIVRLKWDAATPLIYTGCLDGVVRLWDSRSGNCEREWYGHNGEILDLAVAKYYDLFVLHIMFP; this comes from the exons ATGGACGCAGAAAATAATCTAGAGAGTCCAGAGCAAGAGATCGAGCTCTTGGAAGATGATTTTGTAGAAGTGGTAGATTTAGATGGTGACGATGAAGCAGAGGAAG ATGGACTTGCAGTTGGAATGGAGGATGTTGGTTTCACAGATGACATGAATGATCAAGATGGTGAAAGTGTTGGCATGGCTGAAAAAGATGATGCAGACTTGAGCTTCCAAAAGCATACTG cTTCTGTCTTCTCTGTGGCAATTGAACCAGTGAATAGTTCAGTGGCAGTTTCTGGTGGAGAAGATGACAAGGCTTACATTTGGCAAATAAAAGATGGACAGACACTTTTGGAGTGCCATG gTCATAAAGATTCTGTGACATGCACAGCTTTCAGTCACGATGGGAAATTTGTTGCCACTGGTGATATGAGTGGCTTCATTATTGTCTGGGATGTTGCTACAAAAAAGGAAGTTTGGAGCTTTGAGGCAACAGACCTAGAG TGGCTAGAATGGCACAATGAGGCAAATGTGCTCCTAGCCGGGACAGCAGATGGTAATGTGTGGATGTGGAAAATTCCAAGCTCAGATTGCAAGACATTCCAAGGTCATGGATGCCGATCAACATGTGGGATGTTCATGAAAGATG GTAAGAGAGCAAGTGTTGGATATGAGGATGGAACTTTGAAACTCTGGGACTTACGACAAGGAATGCATACTTTTCATTTATCAG ATGGCACAGCTCACCAGGGCTCTGTAACATGTATAGATGGACATAGAGATAATGTTCTTGTGGCAACAGGATCAGAAGACTCCACTGTCAAAATAGTCAACACAAACAGTGGGAAG gtaCTGAGTACTTTGGCTGCAGGTTTTCAATCCGAGAATGACAGTGACCCACCTCCATCTATTGAAGCTGTTGGATTCTCTCCTCA GCAACCCATGCTAGCAACAGCATCATTAAGTGGGATCCTTGGGGTGTGGGATTTGTCATCATACAGGCTTCGTCAGGAGTGTAAACATCCG GGAGGGATAGTGCGATTGAAGTGGGATGCTGCAACACCTCTAATATATACTGGATGTCTGGATGGTGTGGTGCGTCTATGGGACAGTCGATCAGGAAATTGTGAACGAGAGTGGTATGGTCACAATGGGGAAATACTGGATCTTGCTGTGGCCAAGTACTACGATCTCTTTGTTTTACACATCATGTTTCCGTAG
- the LOC131775155 gene encoding tubulin polyglutamylase complex subunit 1, protein MADKKPSKTNLFDDRDSKPERTESPLDFLSRTGITSDIKDAITLIIENRPEDPIAFMAEFFDSRAIITTALVKAHQKLLLAHHSRPSFQINLAAAYNILKQQKNSNGLRGLTGKTYNDLLTLLCKDLTGAESEPLQKRIMCFSHEVIRFPVFKLGVLSTFIYQDFLKQAESLYSELDLTGRGKADKNLCEAILNELRQAVVKTTADPISIIHTGSMLSSQRLNKVMAEALLKSGATSQLMGADEFIVSAAEILLEQIPDLR, encoded by the exons ATGGCGGATAAAAAGCCTtccaaaacaaatttgtttgatgaTCGAGATTCTAAACCAGAGAGAACGGAGAGTCCTCTTGACTTTCTCT CGCGCACTGGTATTACAAGTGACATCAAAGATGCAATAACTCTTATCATTGAAAACAGGCCTGAGGATCCAATCGCTTTTATGGCTGAGTT TTTTGACAGCCGCGCGATCATAACCACGGCACTTGTGAAGGCCCATCAAAAACTGCTGCTAGCACATCATTCAAGACCATCTTTCCAAATCAACCTGGCAGCAGCCTATAACATCTTGAAACAACAGAAAA ATAGTAATGGTCTACGAGGACTTACTGGAAAAACATACAATGATTTATTGACTCTGTTATGCAA AGACTTGACCGGGGCAGAATCTGAACCTCTCCAAAAGCGAATCATGTGCTTTAGCCATGAGGTGATTCGCTTTCCAGTTTTTAAACTTGGAGTTTTATCCACATTTATATATCAAG ACTTTTTGAAACAAGCGGAATCACTGTACAGTGAGTTGGACTTAACAGGAAGAG GCAAAGCTGATAAAAATCTCTGTGAAGCAATTTTAAATGAACTACGACAGGCAGTTGTCAAGACAACAGCTGATCCCATCAG TATCATTCACACTGGCTCCATGTTGAGTTCTCAACGACTCAATAAAGTAATGGCTGAG GCATTACTGAAGAGTGGAGCAACCAGTCAGTTAATGGGCGCTGATGAATTCATTGTAAGCGCAGCAGAAATCCTGCTTGAACAG ataCCAGACTTAAGATGA
- the LOC136277843 gene encoding tripartite motif-containing protein 2-like, which translates to MKTAIRLDLDKEFAKLMQQGGDVKRDVQRLVDNLVAVIEAKKQKILSPLKKETSRSLDLVTERKTEIQRQIAAIESALENADKLLTRSSNAEIVQLKKSLDAIFEGVAQTEPIDRDSKSLPAGFVFEENPKLLESIKTDDIGTLQILQPTTASHFICEGKGIEEGIINREAQFTLTSRNGRGKQCYDKRDRVTVEIGDERGRECATKVGINDCDTPKYQGRCQVSVQVNGEHIHQSPFLVLVKPFQLKPVLTFCEEGSSLDMLNNPFGLAVNARDEIAVSDNFNHTIKIFNSDGNYLGSFGRWSSEAGELEYPRGIVFHNNGNIFVADNLSRIQIFNGRGEFVRSFGGRGHLDNQLNDPLGLSVDSDGRYFIVSDNDEDCIKVFDRNGNFQYAFGKEGRGDGEFRGPCFIAVNKSGHLMICDGSNDRVQVFEPNGKFIGKFGTKGSSLGEFKFPTSLAILSNDRIAVCDHDNHRIQIFE; encoded by the exons ATGAAAACCGCCATTCGACTTGATCTTGATAAAGAGTTCGCCAAACTGATGCAGCAAGGCGGAGACGTGAAGAGAGATGTTCAAAGACTTGTTGACAATCTCGTGGCCGTTATTGAggcgaaaaagcaaaagatACTATCACCCTTGAAGAAAGAAACGAGCAGATCGCTTGATCTTGtaacggaaagaaaaaccgaaattcaACGGCAAATTGCGGCTATAGAATCTGCGCTGGAAAACGCTGATAAGCTTTTAACTCGTAGCAGTAACGCTGAAATCGTTCAACTAAAAAAATCACTAGACGCCATTTTTGAAGGAGTTGCTCAAACCGAGCCAATTGACCGTGACTCCAAAAGCCTTCCCGCTGGTTTCGTTTTCGAGGAAAATCCAAAACTATTGGAGAGTATCAAAACTGATGACATTGGAACTTTGCAAATCTTGCAACCCACTACGGCAAGTCATTTTATTTGCGAAGGCAAAGGAATTGAAGAAGGAATTATAAACCGTGAGGCACAATTTACTTTGACCTCAAGGAACGGTCGTGGTAAACAGTGTTACGATAAACGTGACCGTGTCACAGTGGAGATCGGAGATGAACGAGGACGAGAATGCGCGACGAAAGTaggaataaatgactgtgataCTCCAAAATATCAAGGAAGGTGTCAAGTGAGTGTACAGGTAAACGGGGAACATATTCACCAGAGTCCTTTTCTGGTACTCGTAAAACCATTTCAACTCAAAcctgttttaactttctgtgagGAAGGTTCGTCTTTAGATATGCTTAACAATCCTTTTGGGCTGGCTGTAAATGCCAGGGATGAGATAGCTGTTTCTGATAATTTCAATCACACAATTAAAATCTTTAACAGTGATGGAAATTACTTAGGATCCTTTGGTCGTTGGAGTAGCGAAGCGGGAGAACTTGAATATCCTAGAGGAATAGTTTTTCATAATAATGGGAATATTTTTGTCGCGGACAATTTGAGTCGAATTCAGATTTTCAATGGGAGGGGTGAGTTCGTAAGAAGCTTTGGTGGCCGTGGGCATCTTGATAACCAACTCAATGATCCTTTGGGTTTATCTGTAGACAGTGACGGCCG ATATTTCATAGTGTCAGACAACGATGAAGATTGTATCAAAGTTTTTGACAGGAATGGAAACTTTCAATACGCGTTTGGAAAGGAAGGTAGAGGGGACGGGGAATTTCGCGGTCCTTGTTTTATAGCAGTGAACAAATCAGGACACCTGATGATCTGTGATGGAAGTAATGACAGAGTACAAGTGTTTGAGCCCAATGGTAAGTTTATTGGCAAGTTTGGAACAAAGGGTAGCAGTTTAGGAGAGTTTAAATTTCCTACGTCCCTGGCAATTTTAAGTAACGACCGAATTGCTGTATGTGATCACGATAACCATCGTATTCAGatctttgaatga